A genomic region of Nymphaea colorata isolate Beijing-Zhang1983 chromosome 2, ASM883128v2, whole genome shotgun sequence contains the following coding sequences:
- the LOC116247224 gene encoding uncharacterized protein LOC116247224, with the protein MLGVIQKFFLVSAIMWIAPLVILYGFNHQIFPGISELSASSQTLLSGFLAVISVNFMIGIYIFMAMREPLHGEHKPDASFLAQAKASINQSSPEIHSHLQDSKKED; encoded by the exons ATGCTGGGGGTGATCCAGAAATTCTTTCTGGTGTCTGCAATCATGTGGATTGCACCTCTTGTTATCTTGTATGGGTTTAACCATCAGATATTCCCTG GTATAAGCGAATTATCTGCCTCCTCACAAACGCTGCTAAGTGGATTTCTTGCCGTCATATCTGTGAATTTTATGATTGGGATATATATTTTCATGGCAATGAGGGAACCACTGCATGGCGAGCACAAGCCTGATGCGTCCTTTCTTGCACAGGCGAAGGCCAGCATTAACCAGTCGTCGCCAGAAATTCATTCCCACCTTCAAGACTCTAAGAAGGAAGATTGA
- the LOC116247332 gene encoding myosin-1-like isoform X2 → MFQKLRFWVQLPNGQWELGKIQSTSDEESYLILPEGKVLKVPSESLLPANPEILDGVDDLMQLSYLNEPSVLYNLQCRYSKDLIYTKAGPVLVAVNPFKAVPFYGNDHIEAYRKKKLDRPHVYAIADTAIREMIRDEVNQSIIISGESGAGKTETAKIAMQYLAALGGGSGIEYEILQTNPVLEAFGNAKTLRNDNSSRFGKLIEIHFSTTGKISGAKIQTFLLEKSRVVQCAEGERSYHIFYQLCAGASPELREKLNLKSASEYNYLKQSKCFKIDGVDDSDMFHKVKEALGVVHISKEDQYNAFAMVAAVLWLGNISFRVIDNENHVQVVEDEVAHNVAKLIGCNILDLMTALSTRKMRVGNDNIIQKLTLPQATDTRDALAKSIYAGLFDWLVEQINLSLEVGKRRTGRSINILDIYGFESFQKNSFEQFCINYANERLQQHFNRHLFKLEQEEYIQDGIDWTKVDFEDNQDCLNLFEKRPLGLLSLLDEESTFPNGTDLTFANKLKQHLNSNRCFIGERGEAFRVCHYAGEVLYGTCGFLEKNRDLVHLDLIQLLSSCVCKLPQKFASKMLWQSENASGSQHRSAAADSQKQSVATKFKGQLFKLMQTLESTTPHFIRCIKPNNMQLPGIYEQDLILQQLRCCGVLEVVRISRSGYPTRVSHQKFARRYGFLLLEHIASQDPLSVSVAILQQFNILPDMYQVGYSKLFFRTGQIGALEDTRNRTLHGILGVQKYFRGHQARRYVKELKRAIVTLQSYVRGERARKEYAILARRHRAACIIQHQIKCNIAKKEYLAVRDASIVIQSAIRGSLVRKCSNGAVLVKPSVKLEGSKESETHVLVDQSVLAELQRRVLKAEAALREKEEENDILRQKVQQYETRWSGYEVKMKSMEETWQKQMTSLKVSLASAKKSLAIDDIDRQSDASIHGREDEEYNSWNNSSFSQKRGQGNNHLEREMSTGLSVISRLAKEFEQRTQTFDDDVRFLEEVKSGKAEADLNVDDELKKLRNDFKAWKRQFGISLKKTKAILHKLESEEANVERAKKKWWGRRTTSSRFI, encoded by the exons ACCATCTGAAAGCCTCTTGCCTGCAAATCCAGAGATCCTTGATGGTGTGGATGACCTCATGCAGCTCAGTTATCTGAATGAGCCATCAGTACTTTACAATCTTCAGTGTAGATATTCCAAGGATCTGATCTAT ACTAAAGCAGGTCCAGTGCTGGTTGCAGTTAATCCGTTTAAAGCAGTGCCATTTTATGGGAATGATCACATTGAAGCTTATAGGAAGAAAAAACTTGATAGGCCTCATGTATATGCTATAGCAGATACAGCCATACGTGAAATGATACGAG ATGAAGTTAATCAGTCTATCATCATAAG TGGCGAAAGTGGAGCTGGAAAAACTGAAACTGCAAAAATAGCAATGCAATATTTGGCTGCACTTGGAGGTGGCAGTGGAATAGAATATGAGATTCTGCAGACAAATCCAGTACTTGAAGCATTTGGCAATGCAAAAACTTTGAGAAATGACAACTCTAGCCGTTTT GGCAAGCTAATTGAAATTCATTTTAGTACCACTGGAAAAATTTCGGGTGCTAAGATTCAAACTT TTCTTCTGGAAAAG TCAAGAGTAGTCCAATGTGCAGAAGGGGAACGatcatatcatattttttatcaGCTTTGTGCTGGAGCATCTCCTGAACTTAGAG AAAAATTGAACTTGAAAAGTGCAAGTGAATATAATTACTTGAAGCAGAGCAAATGCTTCAAAATCGATGGGGTTGATGATTCTGATATGTTTCATAAAGTGAAG GAAGCTCTGGGTGTTGTCCACATAAGTAAAGAGGACCAATATAATGCATTTGCCATGGTTGCTGCAGTTCTATGGCTTGGTAACATTTCTTTTAGAGTGATTGACAATGAAAATCATGTTCAAGTTGTTGAAGATGAAG TTGCACATAATGTTGCTAAGCTGATAGGGTGTAATATTTTGGATCTTATGACGGCCTTATCCACACGGAAAATGCGTGTTGGAAATGACAACATTATTCAGAAGTTAACATTGCCACAG GCAACTGATACAAGAGATGCATTAGCAAAATCTATCTATGCCGGCTTGTTTGACTGGTTAGTAGAACAGATCAATCTCTCACTTGAAGTGGGTAAGCGGAGGACAGGCAGATCTATCAATATCCTTGATATTTATGGATTTGAATCTTTTCAG aaaaatagttttgaaCAGTTCTGCATAAATTATGCAAATGAGAGGCTGCAGCAGCATTTCAACCGACATTTATTTAAATTGGAGCAGGAG GAGTATATTCAAGATGGCATTGACTGGACAAAGGTTGATTTTGAAGATAATCAAGATTGCCTGAATCTGTTTGAGAAG AGGCCTTTGGGATTGTTATCTCTGTTGGATGAGGAGTCCACCTTTCCAAATGGAACAGATTTAACATTTGCCAACAAGCTCAAACAACATTTAAATTCTAATCGTTGTTTCATAGGGGAAAGAGGAGAGGCTTTCAGAGTCTGCCACTATGCAGGGGAG GTTTTATACGGCACATGTGGGTTCCTGGAGAAGAACAGGGACTTAGTTCATCTTGATTTAATTCAACTCCTTTCATCATGTGTATGCAAGCTTCCTCAAAAGTTTGCCTCGAAAATGCTTTGGCAATCTGAAAATGCATCGGGTTCTCAACATAGGTCTGCTGCAGCAGATTCCCAAAAGCAAAGTGTTGCAACAAAGTTTAAG GGTCAGCTCTTTAAATTGATGCAGACACTGGAAAGTACCACTCCCCATTTCATTAGATGCATAAAACCAAACAATATGCAGCTTCCTGGAATATATGAGCAGGATCTCATCCTCCAGCAACTGAGATGCTGTGGAGTTCTAGAGGTGGTTCGTATATCTAGGTCTGGATATCCTACTAGAGTGTCACACCAGAAATTTGCCAGGAG AtatggttttcttcttttggagcATATTGCATCTCAAGATCCTCTCAGTGTATCTGTTGCCATCCTTCAGCAGTTCAATATTCTTCCTGATATGTACCAAGTTGGTTACAGTAAATTGTTTTTTCGAACTGGGCAG ATTGGTGCTCTTGAAGATACAAGAAACCGTACACTTCATGGTATACTTGGAGTGCAGAAGTATTTTAGAGGCCACCAAGCTCGTCGCTATGTCAAAGAGCTGAAGAGAGCAATAGTAACACTTCAATCAT ATGTAAGAGGGGAGAGAGCACGGAAGGAATATGCAATATTAGCTCGTAGGCATAGAGCTGCTTGTATCATACAGCATCAGATAAAGTGCAACATCGCTAAAAAAGAATATTTGGCTGTCCGTGATGCTTCAATAGTGATTCAATCTG CTATTCGTGGCTCCTTGGTAAGGAAATGTTCAAATGGTGCTGTTTTGGTTAAACCATCAGTGAAGCTTGAAGGTTCCAAG GAATCCGAGACCCATGTCCTAGTGGACCAATCTGTTCTAGCAGAGCTCCAGAGAAGGGTTCTTAAAGCAGAAGCAGCcctaagagagaaagaagaggagaatGATATCCTCCGGCAGAAGGTCCAGCAATATGAGACAAGATGGTCTGGATACGAAGTGAAGATGAAGTCAATGGAGGAGACATGGCAGAAACAAATGACATCATTGAAGGTGAGCCTTGCAAGTGCAAAGAAGTCCCTGGCCATTGATGACATTGACAGGCAGTCTGATGCATCAATTCATGgtagagaagatgaagaatatAACAGCTGGAACAATTCTAGCTTCTCTCAAAAGAGAGGCCAGGGAAACAACCACTTGGAAAGGGAAATGAGCACCGGTCTAAGTGTGATCAGTCGCCTCGCAAAAGAATTCGAGCAGAGAACACAGACTTTTGATGATGATGTAAGGTTCTTGGAAGAAGTGAAATCTGGTAAAGCTGAAGCAGATTTAAATGTCGATGATGAGCTAAAGAAACTAAGGAATGATTTCAAGGCTTGGAAGAGGCAATTCGGCATaagtttgaagaaaaccaaggCCATTTTGCACAAGTTAGAGAGCGAAGAAGCCAATGTAGAGAGGGCCAAGAAAAAGTGGTGGGGAAGAAGAACCACTAGCTCAAGGTTTATCTAA